One part of the Aspergillus luchuensis IFO 4308 DNA, chromosome 5, nearly complete sequence genome encodes these proteins:
- a CDS encoding uncharacterized protein (CAZy:AA4;~COG:C;~EggNog:ENOG410PUXT;~InterPro:IPR016171,IPR016170,IPR006094,IPR036318, IPR016169,IPR016164,IPR016166,IPR016167;~PFAM:PF01565;~go_function: GO:0003824 - catalytic activity [Evidence IEA];~go_function: GO:0016491 - oxidoreductase activity [Evidence IEA];~go_function: GO:0050660 - flavin adenine dinucleotide binding [Evidence IEA];~go_function: GO:0071949 - FAD binding [Evidence IEA];~go_process: GO:0055114 - oxidation-reduction process [Evidence IEA]), which translates to MAQPTKRILPPLLEESTFDKVLDKLSEIVGEPNASRNHLYGNLEGPQGQNCYDDLWPLGNPTDHTPSGAVRPKTVNEIQRVLQIANEYKLPLWTVSRGRNLGYGGSGAIVPGSVILDLHRMNKIIEVNEELAYAIVEPGVSFFDLYEYIQDRGYRLWPSCPALGWGSIVGNTLDRGFGYTPNGEHAEQQCGMEVVLATGEVLRTGMGALSGSPMWALYKGGYGPSVDGLFYQSNLGVVTKIGIHLTPAPACFMDCVVSVPNEEDIGALVRIMSALEREGIVQNHASIANPYRQALSSEDPLVIGRAVGPGIKGGYATNADMTKLAKEQGWGYWKAHFAIYGASGAFIDACWTIVQERFAAIPGAAATAERHEHKLGGRLNAADLPMGEIPHTGYPRLTAKDFVDIRGAKGGHIAFSPLFPPDGKQLQEWFARIRPLVEKAGFDLFSDFHIFGRYIIGIVLVVYTPAEAARAKSLFDELLKDGVERSSVSEYRTHIHFMDEVRRHYDWGNGILHRTLGSIKKTLDPNGILSQGKSGIWTSSRPLTEAIGNTRL; encoded by the exons atgGCCCAACCCACCAAACGGATTTTGCCCCCATTGCTAGAGGAGTCGACTTTTGATAAGGTCCTAGACAAGCTTAGCGAAATTGTCGGTGAACCCAACGCCTCGCGCAATCACTTGTATGGAAATCTCGAAGGACCACAGGGGCAGAACTGCTATGACGATCTCTGGCCTCTGGGGAACCCAACCGATCATACCCCCAGCGGCGCAGTGAGACCGAAAACCGTCAACGAGATTCAGCGGGTTCTACAGATTGCAAACGAGTATAAGCTCCCATTGTGGACTGTTTCCCGCGGACGGAATCTTGG TTATGGAGGGAGTGGCGCTATTGTCCCTGGAAGTGTTATACTTGACTTGCACCGGATGAACAAAATCATCGAAGTAAACGAGGAACTCGCCTATGCTATTGTCGAGCCTGGAGTTTCGTTCTTCGATCTCTATGAATACATCCAAGATAGAGGCTACCGGCTCTGGCCTTCATGCCCCGCGCTAGGTTGGGGTTCGATAGTTGGGAATACGCTCGACAGAGGATTTGGCTACACGCCGAACGGCGAGCATGCGGAACAACAATGTGGCATGGAAGTTGTTCTTGCCACAGGAGAGGTTCTCAGAACTGGAATGGGTGCCCTGTCCGGAAGTCCCATGTGGGCCTTGTATAAAGG TGGCTATGGGCCCAGTGTAGATGGTCTCTTTTACCAGTCCAACCTAG GAGTTGTTACCAAGATTGGGATTCATCTAACACCAGCTCCTGCGTGCTTTATGGACTGCGTGGTCAGTGTTCCAAACGAGGAAGACATCGGCGCACTAGTACGGATCATGTCCGCTCTTGAGAGGGAAGGCATTGTTCAAAATCACGCGTCGATCGCAAACCCATACCGACAAGCTCTGTCCTCGGAAGACCCACTTGTCATTGGGAGAGCGGTGGGCCCTGGGATCAAAGGTGGCTATGCCACAAATGCCGACATGACAAAGCTTGCAAAAGAACAGGGTTGGGGTTACTGGAAAGCCCATTTTGCTATCTATGGCGCTTCGGGTGCCTTTATAGACGCTTGTTGGACCATCGTACAGGAGCGTTTTGCCGCTATCCCAGGAGCTGCGGCCACCGCCGAGAGACACGAGCACAAGCTTGGCGGTCGTTTGAATGCTGCAGATTTACCCATGGGTGAAATACCACATACTGGATACCCACGTCTTACCGCCAAGGATTTTGTTGATATTAGGGGAGCCAAGGGTGGCCATATCGCCTTTTCACCGCTCTTCCCCCCAGACGGAAAGCAGCTACAGGAGTGGTTTGCTAGGATACGGCCGTTGGTAGAGAAGGCAGGTTTTGATCTGTTTTCTGACTTCCATATTTTTGGGCGGTATATTATCGGCATTGTGCTTGTGGTATATACCCCGGCTGAAGCGGCTAGGGCTAAAAGTCTGTTTGATGAGCTACTGAAAGACGGCGTGGAGAGGTCCAGCGTTTCGGAATACCGCACACATATCCACTTCATGGACGAAGTTCGGAGACATTATGATTGGGGAAATGGCATCCTCCATCGCACACTGGGTTCTATTAAGAAGACGCTGGATCCCAATGGCATCTTATCCCAGGGGAAGTCAGGGATTTGGACGTCATCGAGACCCCTTACGGAAGCCATAGGGAATACCAGACTTTGA